GCCCGGGCCTCTTTTGGCCCGGCCCGTGTGGTAAGGGGGTTTGAACAGCTTTGACTAAGCCTAGCATTGCGGTGGTGGGGGCCGGCAAGGTGGGATCGGCCCTGGCGCTGCTGTTGAGCCGGCAGGGATACCGGGTGGCCGGCGTGGCCAGCAGGAGCATCTCCTCGGCCCTGTCCGTAGCCCTGCAGGTCAACGCGGCTGCCAGCGACAGGCCGGAAATGGTAACGCCGGGGGCCGAAGTGGTTTTCATCACCACCCCCGACCGGGTGATTGCCCGGGTTGCCGGAGAAATTGCCGAACGGGGAGGGTTTAAGCCCGGCCAGGTGGTTTTTCACACCAGCGGGGCGCATTCTGCCGACGAAGTGGGAGCGGCGCGGCGGGCGGGCGCCTTTGCCGCTTCGCTGCACCCTCTTCAGTCTTTTGCCGATGTGAAAACGGCCATGGAAAACCTGCCCGGATCGTATTTTGCCCTGGAGGGCGACGGCCAGGCCCTGGCAGTAGCAGAGCAGATAGTAAGGGACCTTGGCGGCAGAAGCTTTTTTATTGCGGCCGAAGACAAGCCTCTGTATCATGCTGCTGCCTGCATTGCCTCAAACTACCTCGTTTCCCTGCTGCACTTTGCCACCGGCCTTTACGGCCGCTTCGGCCTGAGCAGGGAGGAAGCCTTTAGGGCGCTTTTGCCCCTGATTGAAGGCACTTTAAGAAATACCGGCCGGGCCGGCCCGGCGCGGGCTTTAACCGGCCCGGTGGCCAGGGGCGACGGCCCCACCCTGGAAGGGCACCTGGAGGCG
The window above is part of the Pelotomaculum thermopropionicum SI genome. Proteins encoded here:
- a CDS encoding uncharacterized conserved protein, with amino-acid sequence MTKPSIAVVGAGKVGSALALLLSRQGYRVAGVASRSISSALSVALQVNAAASDRPEMVTPGAEVVFITTPDRVIARVAGEIAERGGFKPGQVVFHTSGAHSADEVGAARRAGAFAASLHPLQSFADVKTAMENLPGSYFALEGDGQALAVAEQIVRDLGGRSFFIAAEDKPLYHAAACIASNYLVSLLHFATGLYGRFGLSREEAFRALLPLIEGTLRNTGRAGPARALTGPVARGDGPTLEGHLEALKEVGRQELELYCKLGLYTVTVALEKGSISAGQARELEKIFKEADLNGPGESNNRHDQADEGRGQAGNHAYGI